From Neodiprion pinetum isolate iyNeoPine1 chromosome 7, iyNeoPine1.2, whole genome shotgun sequence, a single genomic window includes:
- the LOC138191293 gene encoding uncharacterized protein — protein MENAHDLLGELHPQQENDDIFMHWIDVGMDKLQFLRDVSKRPRSSIEGNVKINLTLSCKFENIKHEGIAEEVKSFNTANIAILPASDIDGWFTHARADLLVKVEDFEQCDSGWSMIEILNTAVNISRYQPLGAGLSTFVELPKYIQRKKAVVNVKNRDERCLLWSITAARHPANASTDRTSHYRRCISELDCTDNAKSNNSVIVPIYLSDHLSTANFDTIHLPMVESNPKNDMARELTPRFHFAWIEDLSRLNKGTVPFVVYADLECILESIPIDEFLNHVSTRETHADYEHAKNVWEEFHLESLGDYSDLYLKTDVLLLAEIFENFRASCFKTYDLDPLHYYTAPGLAFDAMLKHTNVTLQLLDNPEMVLFIERAIRGGVVQCSNRHAGANNRFMEKDFDPNKAESNLTYFDVNNLYGAAMSAHLPVGSFEWEYQHIDITNHPDDSPIGYFLEVDLDYPAELHEDYKDLPLCPEHFTPPGGKNAKLATDLHPKTKYILHYRNLKQCLSLGLKVTKVHRVLKFAQSPWLEPYITLNTDMRKRSRNEFEKNFYKLMNNAVFGKTMENVRNHEDVKLVTKWEGRGGVRALIARPNLYSCTVFGADMVIIEMNRVKVRFAKPIYVGASILDLSKIIPHDFHYNYVKSNFSNSEVKLLYTDTDSLIYQFNVSNIYDIIKRDVDTMFDTSDHPPDNVYGIPLRNKKRLGLIKDENNGKIMTEFVGLRAKLYSFTTMGGDGEKVSKRAKGVKNSSINSITFDDYKRCLMAYQELTLPQCLIRSTKHEVSTIVQKKLALSWQDDKRQLIPGQTDTLPWGFTPAPQ, from the exons ATGGAGAACGCGCACGATTTGTTGGGCGAGCTGCATCCCCAGCAGGAGAATGATGACATCTTCATGCATTGGATTGACGTTGGAATGGACAAGCTCCAATTTCTGCGTGATGTTTCCAAGCGACCGAGATCGAGCATAG AGGGTAATGTGAAGATTAACCTCacattatcgtgcaaattcgaaaacataAAGCACGAGGGGATTGCGGAAGAAGTTAAAAGCTTCAACACCGCCAACATCGCGATCCTCCCCGCGAGCGATATCGACGGTTGGTTTACACACGCAAGGGCCGATCTACTTGTGAAGGTTGAGGATTTTGAACAATGCGATTCTGGGTGGAGCATGATCGAGATCCTCAATACCGCCGTAAATATCAGCCGGTACCAGCCTCTAGGTGCGGGACTTTCGACATTCGTTGAGCTACCCAAGTACATTCAGCGGAAGAAAGCGGTGGTCAATGTGAAAAACAGAGATGAAAGGTGTCTTCTCTGGTCCATCACTGCAGCACGCCACCCGGCCAACGCCTCCACCGACAGAACTAGCCATTATCGCCGCTGTAtctccgagttggactgtacag ataatgcaaaatcaaataacagcgtcatcgtgccaatttatttgagcgATCATTTGAGTACCgcgaactttgacacgattcatcttcCGATGGTTGAGAGTAACCCAAAAAATGATATGGCTCGCGAGTTAACACcaagattccactttgcttggattgaAGATCTTTcacgattg aacaAGGGTACCGTCCCGTTTGTCGtttacgccgatctcgaatgcaTATTAGAGTCTATACCGATTGACGAATTCCTAAATCATGTTTCAACCCGTGAAACAC acgccgattacgagcacgctaaaaatgtttgggaggaatttcatttagagtcattgggcGACTATtctgatttatatttaaagaccgatgttcttttgcttgccgaaattttcgaaaatttccgcgctagctgcttcaaaacgtacgatttagatccgttgcactactacactgcaccgggacttgcttttgacgcgatgctcaaacATACCAATGTAactttgcaacttttagacaaccctgaaatggtgctatttattgaaagagccattcgaggcggcgtagtGCAATGTTCCAATCGACACGCTggggccaataatagatttatggaaaaagattttgatccaaacaaagcggaatcaAATCTCACGTATTTTGACGTAAATAACCTGTACGGAGCGGCTATGAGCGCGCATTTACCGGTCGgctcgttcgagtgggagtatcagcacatcgatatcacaaaccatccggacgattcgccgatcggttactttctggaggtagatttggactatcCTGCAGAACTTCACGAAGATTACAAAGACTTGCCTCTTTGTCCCGagcattttactcctccaggtgGTAAAAacgccaaactcgcgaccgacctccaccccaaaacaaagtatatattgcactatagaaatttgaagcaGTGTTTGAGTTTGGGATTGAAAGTAACGAAAGTGCACAGAGTATTAAAGTTTGCACAATCGCCATGGCTCGAaccttacatcacgctcaacACGGACATGCGCAAGCgatctaggaatgaatttgagaaaaacttttacaaactcatgaataacgcggtgttcggcaagactatggagaacgTGCGAAATCATGAAGATGTAAAACTGgtcacaaaatgggagggGCGAGGTGGTGTGAGAGCGCTTATTGCCAGGCCAAACTTatacagctgcaccgtatttggcGCTGATATGGtcatcattgaaatgaatcgcgTCAAAGTTCGCTTCGctaaacctatttacgtcggtgCATcgattctagatctgtcaaaaatcattcctcacgatttccactataattatgtGAAATCCAACTTTTCGAACAGCGAGGTCAAATTGTTGTATActgacacagacagccttatttatcaatttaacgTATCGAacatctacgatatcatcaaacgtgatgtggatacaatgtttgatacctctgaccatccgcccgacaatgtgtatggcaTTCCGCTCAGAAACAAGAAACGACTAGGGCTAataaaggatgaaaataatggtaaaattatgacagagtttgtgggactgcgagcaaagctgtactcatttactacgatgggcgGGGATGGGGAAAAAGTGAGTAAACGCGCcaagggtgtaaaaaattcttcgataaatagcatcacgtttgatgattataagcgctgtctgatggcttaccaagagttgaccCTCCCCCAGTGTTTGATACGAAGTACGAAACatgaagtaagcacgatcgtacaaaaaaaattggctctcagttggcaggatgacaagcggcaattgatacccggacagaccgacaccctaccttgggggtttaccccagccccccaatag